A genomic window from Solanum dulcamara chromosome 11, daSolDulc1.2, whole genome shotgun sequence includes:
- the LOC129873950 gene encoding methionine aminopeptidase 1D, chloroplastic/mitochondrial has product MVGVSSIQPRFISAFLGDCRFINPPHSLHRLFHCNSGNKHVSMQCSRTFTGLTDLLFNRRNVDELPNTNRKRLRPGQISSPRSVPEQIQRPPYVKSRKPPGIGSGSEVHDRKGIEKMRASGRLAAQVLQYAGTLVKPGTMTDEIDQAVHQMIIDNGAYPSPLGYGGFPKSVCTSVNECICHGIPDSRPLEDGDIINIDVTVYLNGYHGDTSAMFFAGNVDEEAKNLVQVTKECLDKAISICAPGVEFNKIGKTIHDLADKHRYGVVQQFVGHGVGRAFHSDPVILHYRNNDRARMVLNQTFTIEPMLTIGSIDGVMWDDDWTVVTEDGNLSAQFEHTILITEDGAEILTQC; this is encoded by the exons ATGGTGGGAGTTTCCTCTATTCAACCCCGCTTCATCTCTGCATTTCTTGGCGATTGCCGCTTCATTAACCCTCCTCACTCACTTCATCGACTCTTCCATTGCAACTCAG GAAATAAACATGTGTCCATGCAATGCTCAAGAACATTTACTGGATTAACGGATTTGTTATTTAACAGAAG AAATGTAGATGAACTTCCAAACACCAATCGCAAACGTTTAAGACCAGGGCAAATTTCTTCTCCTCGATCAGTGCCAGAACAAATACAAAGGCCTCCTTATGTGAAGTCTAGGAAGCCACCTGGGATTGGTAGTGGCTCGGAAGTGCATGACAGAAAGGGAATAGAAAAGATGAGAGCTTCGGGAAGGCTTGCTGCACAGGTTCTTCAGTATGCTGGGACATTAGTCAAG CCAGGCACCATGACAGACGAAATTGACCAAGCTGTTCACCAAATGATCATTGACAATGGAGCATATCCGTCACCTCTTGGTTATGGTGGATTTCCAAAGAGCGTATGCACATCAGTGAACGAGTGCATTTGTCACGGAATCCCAGATTCACGTCCACTGGAG GATGGGGATATTATCAATATTGATGTCACCGTTTATCTTAAT GGTTACCATGGTGACACATCAGCGATGTTCTTTGCAGGAAATGTTGATGAGGAAGCCAAAAACTTGGTGCAG GTGACTAAAGAATGCCTGGACAAGGCAATATCAATATGTGCACCAGGAGTGGAATTCAATAAAATTGGCAAGACGATACA TGACCTTGCAGATAAACATCGCTATGGGGTTGTGCAACAGTTCGTTGGCCATGGAGTGGGACGTGCTTTCCACAGTGATCCAGTCATTCTGCATtaca GGAACAATGATCGCGCACGGATGGTACTCAATCAGACATTCACTATTG AGCCGATGCTGACAATTGGCAGCATAGATGGAGTAATGTGGGATGACGATTGGACAGTTGTTACAGAAGATGGTAATCTATCGGCACAGTTTGAGCACACCATTTTGATAACTGAAGATGGTGCTGAGATTCTAACGCAGTGCTAG
- the LOC129873022 gene encoding uncharacterized protein LOC129873022, whose protein sequence is MDSIPVNWEALDSLIIDFVKSENLIEDSVSPSTSPSTSLSPSSSTSSSSSSSSYQSRLLIRQIRRSVECGDIDAAIDLLRVHASFVLDDHRLLFCLQKQRFIELLRKGTAEDRESAINCLRESLAPCALNAYPEAYEEFKHILLALVYDEEDKNSPVVNEWSPRRRIDIAGLLSSVLRAHLCAYDPLFAMSLRYLISIHKLFCFRQGVPSPISDLTQRLLLEDRDPPATPLESSYEAPPFDEVDIQALAHAVELTRQGAIDSLRFAKGDLYQAFQNELCRIRLDDPMFDELVHEYCVYRGFVNFNVVDSPGMQLSINDDQSESGQLSKNCSAEVGHGNTKLSGGDSSATQVIMEGSSESNTNLASIQSTDTEERYPSETSYGDCSTSGTPQFEKVLQKNKCLRVGETNKRKRWRGRHENPEFVSGPTSERSREDLNAGMTVLKDQQVSPNSCFLNMMKNREDKHELVLGLKELASRGMTEEVVEEINEMDSNFFVQNPSLLFQLKQVEFLKLVGSGDHPQALRVACSFLGPLASSHPDLLKPLKETLLALLKPNEEAFNERLPLCALANTLQVAIGRRLGIEEPQLMKVIRATLYTHSEWFKLQMCKDRFEGLLRIDTLKEVGAKLIIDASRLDVDMSTDGSSQVTGSSNNRKQEDGSPTQSSARDVGCDETAILKVMEFLALPRADAIHLLAQYNGNAETVIQQIFA, encoded by the exons atggattctaTACCGGTGAATTGGGAGGCACTAGACTCTCTTATTATCGATTTCGTTAAATCGGAAAACCTAATCGAAGACTCTGTTTCTCCTTCTACTTCGCCGTCGACGTCTCTATCGCCGTCTTCGTCaacatcatcttcatcatcgTCTTCCTCTTATCAGTCACGATTACTTATTCGGCAGATCAGACGTTCAGTGGAGTGCGGTGACATTGATGCCGCTATCGATCTCTTGCGTGTGCATGCGTCTTTTGTTCTTGATGATCATCGTCTTCTCTTCTGCTTACAGAAGCAG AGGTTTATTGAACTTTTGAGGAAAGGAACTGCAGAGGACCGGGAATCTGCCATTAATTGCCTCCGAGAGTCACTGGCACCTTGTGCATTGAATGCATATCCA GAAGCATATGAGGAATTTAAGCATATTCTTCTTGCCTTGGTTTATGACGAAGAAGATAAGAATTCTCCAGTGGTGAATGAG TGGTCTCCAAGGAGGAGGATTGACATTGCTGGACTGCTGTCATCTGTTTTAAGGGCTCATTTATGTGCATATGATCCTCTTTTTGCAATGTCATTGAGGTACTTGATAAG CATACACAAGTTGTTTTGCTTTCGTCAGGGAGTTCCATCACCTATATCAGATCTTACACAGAGATTACTTCTCGAGGATCGTGACCCCCCTGCAACACCACTTGAGAGTTCCTATGAAGCGCCTCCATTTGATGAG GTGGACATACAAGCTCTTGCTCATGCGGTAGAGCTTACCAGGCAAGGGGCTATTGATAGCTTGAGATTTGCCAAGGGTGACTTGTATCAAGCATTTCAG AATGAGTTGTGCCGGATAAGATTGGACGACCCCATGTTTGATGAGCTTGTTCATGAGTATTGTGTCTATAGGGGTTTCGTCAACTTCAATGTGGTGGATTCTCCTG GGATGCAACTTAGTATCAACGACGATCAATCAGAGTCTGGACAATTATCAAAGAACTGTTCTGCAGAAGTTGGGCATGGAAACACTAAACTTTCTGGCGGTGACTCCTCTGCTACTCAAGTTATCATGGAGGGATCATCTGAAAGTAATACCAACTTGGCTAGCATTCAAAGTACTGATACTGAAGAGCGTTACCCTAGTGAAACAAGTTATGGAGATTGCAGTACCAGTGGGACTCCTCAATTCGAAAAAGTTCTGCAGAAAAATAAGTGTCTTAGAGTTGGCGAAACAAACAAACGGAAAAGATGGAGGGGGCGACATGAAAACCCAGAATTTGTGTCTGGACCTACCAGTGAAAGGAGCAGAGAAGATCTTAATGCCGGCATGACTGTGTTGAAAGATCAGCAG GTTTCTCCAAACTCATGCTTCCTGAATATGATGAAGAATAGAGAGGACAAACATGAACTTGTCCTGGGCTTGAAGGAATTAGCTAGCAGAGGAATGACAGAGGAGGTTGTTGAGGAGATTAATGAGATGGATTCAAACTTTTTCGTGCAGAACCCTTCTCTACTTTTTCAACTCAAGCAG GTTGAATTTTTGAAGCTGGTTGGCTCCGGGGATCATCCTCAGGCACTGAGGGTAGCCTGTTCTTTCCTGGGTCCTTTGGCTTCTAGTCATCCTGATCTATTGAAGCCGTTGAAGGAGACTTTGCTAGCTTTGCTCAAACCTAATGAAGAGGCATTTAATGAACGCTTGCCCTTATGTGCTCTTGCCAATACACTCCAG GTTGCTATTGGTAGGAGGCTTGGTATTGAAGAACCCCAGCTTATGAAGGTTATAAGGGCCACACTGTATACACACAGTGAGTGGTTCAAACTTCAAATGTGTAAAGATCGATTTGAAGGGCTCTTAAGGATCGACACCCTGAAAGAAGTTGGTGCCAAATTGATTATAGATGCTTCCAGATTGGATGTTGACATGAGCACTGATGGATCATCTCAAGTTACTGGTTCCTCAAATAATAGGAAACAGGAAGATGGAAGTCCAACCCAGTCATCAGCCAGAGATGTTGGATGTGATGAAACTGCAATACTAAAAGTTATG GAATTTCTGGCTTTGCCCAGAGCGGATGCAATTCATCTCCTTGCACAATACAATGGGAATGCAGAGACAGTCATTCAGCAGATATTTGCATAG